Proteins from one Cryptomeria japonica chromosome 4, Sugi_1.0, whole genome shotgun sequence genomic window:
- the LOC131077496 gene encoding putative disease resistance protein At5g47280 isoform X1 → MDSFNSKVLCTRAEALLKSLIPAIQQLCASDLQLPKDQQKPAIHQFLNTLIRGAELVKYCESISAFNVFRRCRFASQILKLEEEIDGVMVYIPGNVELDARSLSAVLKDLYKELKPPDISRTLSGLIQQQMSLGNLCQSTRMEEANKCSYLSIVPVKSRFYAGLERPVGDLKELLFQSEVTVVGVHCMGGGGKTTFALAICNDPHIKGYFENVHFITVSQSPNLKGIIEMMWEKIVGRKKPEFQNVEDARIQLKQQLSCQSKRTLMILDDVWSRAHLEELLLEAPGYKTVITARDSSVIPRNSCTRLYQLPLLGDEDALSLFCFSAFGQTSIPCTADANLVLDVQAECKGLPLALKVIGSSLNAEPHVTWLNAKNKLSLGESISSDHEEGLFRCLKTSIDLLDDFGRECFLDLASFPENKKICADALLDIWVYVRKLERQDAFMMLWELAKKNLLNLVSSSGSQATISYGNASELYFYQHDVMRDLAVYLGSQDNIVHRKRLFMPRKETNLPGEWGQMLSDRPVNAQVVSIHTGSMVENQWYDMNFPETEVLVLHFSASKYFLPPFVKTMKRLKFLMLCNLNSKRTPIEGLDALSSLTQLRSVRLEKLDVPTILEQIKVIQKLDKLSLSLCEGFGNIATFGNTNLQEFNLDHCSDLEEWPTDICRMPSAQILSITNCHLVEKLPYDLGNLRSLRMLRLSALPALKELPASIGKLGLLEFLDISLCEGLKELPEEIGQLKQLKEFDMRECSRLRRLPKSVCELSSLKHVICDEKIGHLWLQVKASFVPDLRVEIVEPQFTLDWLDD, encoded by the exons ATGGATAGTTTCAATAGCAAGGTTCTGTGCACAAGAGCCGAAGCCCTGCTGAAATCCCTTATCCCAGCTATCCAACAACTTTGTGCATCTGACCTGCAACTGCCCAAGGATCAGCAAAAGCCTGCCATTCACCAGTTTTTGAACACACTTATTAGGGGCGCAGAGCTGGTGAAATATTGTGAGAGCATTAGCGCTTTCAATGTATTTCGTAGGTGTAGATTTGCTTCACAGATACTCAAGCTAGAAGAGGAGATTGATGGTGTCATGGTTTATATCCCAGGAAACGTTGAGTTAGATGCTAGAAGTCTTAGTGCAGTCTTGAAAGATCTGTACAAGGAATTAAAGCCTCCAGATATAAGTCGCACGCTGAGTGGCCTTATTCAACAGCAAATGAGTTTAGGTAACCTGTGTCAAAGTACTAGAATGGAAGAGGCTAACAAATGCTCTTATCTTAGCATTGTTCCTGTGAAATCTCGGTTTTATGCGGGATTGGAGAGGCCTGTTGGGGATTTGAAGGAGCTTTTATTCCAAAGCGAGGTGACAGTCGTTGGGGTGCATTGTATGGGGGGTGGTGGGAAAACGACTTTTGCCTTGGCTATTTGTAATGATCCCCATATCAaag GTTATTTTGAGAATGTACACTTCATTACAGTTTCGCAGTCACCAAATTTGAAGGGAATTATAGAGATGATGTGGGAGAAGATTGTTGGAAGGAAGAAGCCCGAGTTTCAGAATGTAGAAGATGCACGTATACAGCTAAAGCAGCAGCTTTCTTGTCAATCCAAGCGTACGCTGATGATATTGGATGACGTCTGGTCCAGGGCTCATTTGGAGGAGTTACTACTTGAAGCTCCAGGGTACAAGACTGTTATCACAGCCAGAGACAGTTCTGTCATCCCCCGAAACTCCTGTACACGACTGTATCAGTTGCCGTTGCTGGGCGACGAGGATGCGCTCTCGCTTTTCTGCTTCTCGGCTTTTGGACAGACATCAATTCCTTGTACAGCTGATGCAAATCTAGTCTTGGAC GTGCAAGCTGAATGCAAGGGCTTACCCCTTGCTCTAAAGGTGATTGGGAGCTCTCTGAATGCGGAACCTCATGTGACATGGTTGAACGCAAAGAATAAGCTATCCTTGGGGGAATCCATATCCAGTGATCATGAAGAAGGGCTTTTTAGATGCTTGAAGACCAGTATTGATCTCTTGGATGATTTTGGGAGGGAATGCTTCTTAGATTTGGCCTCATTTCCAGAGAACAAGAAAATCTGTGCTGATGCACTGCTGGACATTTGGGTTTATGTTCGGAAGCTGGAGAGGCAAGATGCCTTTATGATGTTGTGGGAACTTGCAAAGAAAAATCTCTTGAATTTAGTCAGCAGCTCGGG AAGCCAAGCAACAATCTCTTATGGAAATGCCTCCGAGCTGTACTTTTATCAGCACGATGTCATGCGAGATTTGGCCGTATATTTGGGAAGCCAGGACAATATAGTCCATAGGAAGAGATTATTCATGCCCAGGAAAGAGACGAACTTGCCAGGGGAGTGGGGGCAGATGCTTAGTGATAGACCAGTTAATGCTCAAGTTGTCTCTATTCACACAG GCTCTATGGTTGAGAATCAATGGTATGATATGAATTTTCCAGAGACAGAGGTTCTGGTGTTACACTTCTCTGCAAGCAAGTACTTTCTACCACCATTTGTCAAAACAATGAAAAGACTGAAATTTTTAATGTTGTGTAATTTAAATTCGAAGAGGACCCCAATAGAAGGTTTAGATGCCTTATCTTCACTCACTCAGCTCAGGAGCGTTCGCTTGGAGAAGTTGGATGTACCCACTATTTTAGAACAGATTAAAGTAATACAAAAATTAGACAAACTATCTCTAAGCTTATGTGAAGGTTTTGGAAATATTGCCACATTCGGCAACACCAACCTACAAGAATTTAACCTCGACCACTGCAGTGATTTGGAGGAATGGCCCACAGACATCTGTCGTATGCCCTCTGCTCAGATATTGTCTATTACCAACTGCCATCTGGTTGAAAAGTTACCATATGATCTGGGGAACCTGAGGTCTCTAAGAATGTTGAGATTATCAGCATTACCAGCGCTGAAAGAGCTTCCGGCATCAATTGGAAAACTTGGGCTGCTGGAATTTCTAGACATTTCACTGTGTGAGGGCTTGAAAGAACTTCCAGAGGAGATAGGTCAACTCAAGCAATTGAAAGAGTTTGACATGAGAGAGTGTTCTCGTTTGAGGAGGTTGCCTAAAAGTGTTTGTGAACTAAGCTCTCTGAAACATGTCATCTGTGATGAGAAGATTGGGCACCTGTGGTTGCAAGTTAAGGCTTCTTTTGTGCCTGATCTTAGAGTTGAAATCGTGGAACCGCAATTTACTTTGGATTGGCTTGATGATTGA
- the LOC131077503 gene encoding uncharacterized protein LOC131077503, with protein MGSAKAWEPGWCKVNFDGASTGNPGKSGIGCILRNSNGISIKEISEKIRVATNNEAEFRVALRRLQLGKELGVQRIHLEGDSLNMVNVVHCNNTLSWHLNQWLRPILVLLATFDEFQISHIFREGNGETDKLSKMAIADGDPPLAL; from the coding sequence ATGGGAAGCGCCAAAGCCTGGGAGCCTGGGTGGtgtaaggtaaactttgatggtgcttctacagGAAACCCGGGTAAAAGTGGTATTGGGTGTATATTGAGGAACTCTAATGGTATCAgtataaaagaaatctctgaaaagattAGAGTTGCCACTAACAATGAAGCTGAATTCAGAGTGGCGTTAAGAAGACTGCAATTAGGGAAGGAGCTTGGGGTGCAGAGAATTCATCtggagggagactcattaaatATGGTTAATGTGGTCCACTGTAATAACACCCTTAGTTGGCATCTTAACCAGTGGCTTCGACCAATTCTGGTGCTTCtagccacctttgatgaatttcAGATTAGCCACATCTTTAGGGAAGGAAATGGAGAGACTGACAAACTCTCTAAAATGGCGATAGCCGATGGTGACCCCCCCTTGGCACTCTGA
- the LOC131077496 gene encoding putative disease resistance protein At5g47280 isoform X2: protein MSLGNLCQSTRMEEANKCSYLSIVPVKSRFYAGLERPVGDLKELLFQSEVTVVGVHCMGGGGKTTFALAICNDPHIKGYFENVHFITVSQSPNLKGIIEMMWEKIVGRKKPEFQNVEDARIQLKQQLSCQSKRTLMILDDVWSRAHLEELLLEAPGYKTVITARDSSVIPRNSCTRLYQLPLLGDEDALSLFCFSAFGQTSIPCTADANLVLDVQAECKGLPLALKVIGSSLNAEPHVTWLNAKNKLSLGESISSDHEEGLFRCLKTSIDLLDDFGRECFLDLASFPENKKICADALLDIWVYVRKLERQDAFMMLWELAKKNLLNLVSSSGSQATISYGNASELYFYQHDVMRDLAVYLGSQDNIVHRKRLFMPRKETNLPGEWGQMLSDRPVNAQVVSIHTGSMVENQWYDMNFPETEVLVLHFSASKYFLPPFVKTMKRLKFLMLCNLNSKRTPIEGLDALSSLTQLRSVRLEKLDVPTILEQIKVIQKLDKLSLSLCEGFGNIATFGNTNLQEFNLDHCSDLEEWPTDICRMPSAQILSITNCHLVEKLPYDLGNLRSLRMLRLSALPALKELPASIGKLGLLEFLDISLCEGLKELPEEIGQLKQLKEFDMRECSRLRRLPKSVCELSSLKHVICDEKIGHLWLQVKASFVPDLRVEIVEPQFTLDWLDD, encoded by the exons ATGAGTTTAGGTAACCTGTGTCAAAGTACTAGAATGGAAGAGGCTAACAAATGCTCTTATCTTAGCATTGTTCCTGTGAAATCTCGGTTTTATGCGGGATTGGAGAGGCCTGTTGGGGATTTGAAGGAGCTTTTATTCCAAAGCGAGGTGACAGTCGTTGGGGTGCATTGTATGGGGGGTGGTGGGAAAACGACTTTTGCCTTGGCTATTTGTAATGATCCCCATATCAaag GTTATTTTGAGAATGTACACTTCATTACAGTTTCGCAGTCACCAAATTTGAAGGGAATTATAGAGATGATGTGGGAGAAGATTGTTGGAAGGAAGAAGCCCGAGTTTCAGAATGTAGAAGATGCACGTATACAGCTAAAGCAGCAGCTTTCTTGTCAATCCAAGCGTACGCTGATGATATTGGATGACGTCTGGTCCAGGGCTCATTTGGAGGAGTTACTACTTGAAGCTCCAGGGTACAAGACTGTTATCACAGCCAGAGACAGTTCTGTCATCCCCCGAAACTCCTGTACACGACTGTATCAGTTGCCGTTGCTGGGCGACGAGGATGCGCTCTCGCTTTTCTGCTTCTCGGCTTTTGGACAGACATCAATTCCTTGTACAGCTGATGCAAATCTAGTCTTGGAC GTGCAAGCTGAATGCAAGGGCTTACCCCTTGCTCTAAAGGTGATTGGGAGCTCTCTGAATGCGGAACCTCATGTGACATGGTTGAACGCAAAGAATAAGCTATCCTTGGGGGAATCCATATCCAGTGATCATGAAGAAGGGCTTTTTAGATGCTTGAAGACCAGTATTGATCTCTTGGATGATTTTGGGAGGGAATGCTTCTTAGATTTGGCCTCATTTCCAGAGAACAAGAAAATCTGTGCTGATGCACTGCTGGACATTTGGGTTTATGTTCGGAAGCTGGAGAGGCAAGATGCCTTTATGATGTTGTGGGAACTTGCAAAGAAAAATCTCTTGAATTTAGTCAGCAGCTCGGG AAGCCAAGCAACAATCTCTTATGGAAATGCCTCCGAGCTGTACTTTTATCAGCACGATGTCATGCGAGATTTGGCCGTATATTTGGGAAGCCAGGACAATATAGTCCATAGGAAGAGATTATTCATGCCCAGGAAAGAGACGAACTTGCCAGGGGAGTGGGGGCAGATGCTTAGTGATAGACCAGTTAATGCTCAAGTTGTCTCTATTCACACAG GCTCTATGGTTGAGAATCAATGGTATGATATGAATTTTCCAGAGACAGAGGTTCTGGTGTTACACTTCTCTGCAAGCAAGTACTTTCTACCACCATTTGTCAAAACAATGAAAAGACTGAAATTTTTAATGTTGTGTAATTTAAATTCGAAGAGGACCCCAATAGAAGGTTTAGATGCCTTATCTTCACTCACTCAGCTCAGGAGCGTTCGCTTGGAGAAGTTGGATGTACCCACTATTTTAGAACAGATTAAAGTAATACAAAAATTAGACAAACTATCTCTAAGCTTATGTGAAGGTTTTGGAAATATTGCCACATTCGGCAACACCAACCTACAAGAATTTAACCTCGACCACTGCAGTGATTTGGAGGAATGGCCCACAGACATCTGTCGTATGCCCTCTGCTCAGATATTGTCTATTACCAACTGCCATCTGGTTGAAAAGTTACCATATGATCTGGGGAACCTGAGGTCTCTAAGAATGTTGAGATTATCAGCATTACCAGCGCTGAAAGAGCTTCCGGCATCAATTGGAAAACTTGGGCTGCTGGAATTTCTAGACATTTCACTGTGTGAGGGCTTGAAAGAACTTCCAGAGGAGATAGGTCAACTCAAGCAATTGAAAGAGTTTGACATGAGAGAGTGTTCTCGTTTGAGGAGGTTGCCTAAAAGTGTTTGTGAACTAAGCTCTCTGAAACATGTCATCTGTGATGAGAAGATTGGGCACCTGTGGTTGCAAGTTAAGGCTTCTTTTGTGCCTGATCTTAGAGTTGAAATCGTGGAACCGCAATTTACTTTGGATTGGCTTGATGATTGA